One part of the Dasypus novemcinctus isolate mDasNov1 chromosome 27, mDasNov1.1.hap2, whole genome shotgun sequence genome encodes these proteins:
- the APOA5 gene encoding apolipoprotein A-V, with product MAAVLTWALALLSASSAAQAQKGFWDYFSQSSGDKGRAEQKLAWKPASLKDNLEQDLSDMDKFLEKLGPLSGPGREASLRAQDPGVLWQQLQEELKEVRARLEPYMTEVHQRVGWNLEGLRRQLKPYTAELMEQVALRVEELQEQLRVVGEDTKAQVLGGVAEARALLQELQDRVAHHTGRVKALFHPYAERLVTSIGRHVQELHRSVAPHAVASPSRLSRCVQVLSRKLTLKAKALHERIQQNLDQLRNGISAFALAGAERAEEGAGLDPQVLSEEVRQRLQAFRHDTFLQIASFTRAIDQETEEIQQQLAPPPPGHSAFAPEFHPDDSGKALSELQARFDDLWEDINHSLGDQGHGHLEEF from the exons ATGGCCGCCGTGCTGACCTGGGCCCTGGCCCTCCTCTCAG CGTCCTCCGCCGCCCAGGCACAGAAGGGCTTCTGGGACTACTTCAGCCAGAGCAGTGGGGACAAAGGCAGGGCGGAGCAGAAGCTGGCGTGGAAACCCGC GAGCCTGAAAGACAACCTTGAGCAAGACCTCAGCGACATGGACAAGTTCCTGGAAAAGCTGGGCCCTCTGAGCGGGCCAGGGAGGGAGGCTTCTTTGCGCGCACAGGACCCGGGGGTCCTGTGGCAGCAGCTGCAGGAGGAGTTGAAGGAGGTGAGGGCGCGCCTGGAGCCCTACATGACCGAGGTGCACCAGCGCGTGGGCTGGAACCTGGAGGGCTTGCGGCGGCAGCTGAAGCCCTACACGGCGGAGCTGATGGAGCAGGTGGCCCTGCGCGTGGaggagctgcaggagcagctgcgCGTGGTGGGCGAGGACACCAAGGCCCAGGTGCTGGGGGGCGTGGCCGAGGCGCGGGCGCTGCTGCAGGAGCTGCAGGACCGCGTGGCGCACCACACCGGCCGCGTCAAGGCGCTCTTCCACCCGTACGCCGAGCGCCTCGTGACCAGCATCGGGCGCCACGTGCAGGAGCTGCACCGCAGCGTCGCTCCCCACGCCGTCGCCAGCCCTTCGCGCCTCAGCCGCTGCGTGCAGGTGCTGTCGCGTAAGCTCACGCTCAAGGCCAAGGCTCTCCACGAGCGCATCCAGCAAAACCTGGACCAGCTGCGCAACGGGATCAGCGCCTTCGCCCTCGCGGGTGCCGAGAGGGCCGAGGAGGGGGCCGGCCTGGATCCCCAGGTGCTCTCCGAGGAGGTGCGCCAGCGGCTCCAGGCTTTCCGGCACGATACCTTCCTGCAGATCGCCTCCTTCACGCGCGCCATCGACCAGGAGACCGAGGAGATCCAGCAGCAGCTGGCTCCGCCCCCGCCAGGCCACAGCGCCTTTGCCCCGGAGTTCCACCCAGACGACAGCGGCAAGGCTCTGAGCGAACTGCAGGCCCGTTTTGACGACCTGTGGGAAGACATCAACCATAGCCTCGGTGACCAGGGCCACGGCCATCTGGAGGAGTTCTGA